A single Watersipora subatra chromosome 7, tzWatSuba1.1, whole genome shotgun sequence DNA region contains:
- the LOC137400227 gene encoding uncharacterized protein yields the protein MIESASETREVVRYLRSPMYISLHQDSCSRSASVNSVLCEGRDLSSRSDHIINDVEGFFSRRALTNVNTFLPNIGSSKSGDRLEAIYHHPAYFNRQKSFSDNYTSLKSAHLCTRNFPSINYQSQRKQSFGGVSRHSAPVRTKTFEDTLLPTHNIFFAGRPSTPKFKVLQVEIEKAPATEIPDVSAILRRPKQQRRNRRVTFEDTSLENLASAGQGKKLNASLQGKEKRSSSQRSKGKTTS from the exons ATGATTGAGTCTGCATCAGAGACGAGGGAGGTGGTGCGATATCTCAGGTCACCAATGTACATCTCTCTCCATCAAGATAGCTGCAGTCGAAGTGCCTCTGTTAACTCGGTTTTATGTGAAGGCAGAGATTTGTCCAGCAGAAGCGACCATATCATAAATGAT GTTGAAGGATTTTTCTCTCGAAGAGCGCTTACCAATGTCAACACCTTTCTTCCCAATATTGGAAGTTCTAAATCTGGTGATCGTTTAGAAGCCATCTATCACCACCCAGCATATTTTAACAGACAAAAAAGCTTCTCAGACAATTACACAAGTCTAAAGTCAGCGCATCTATGCACTAGGAACTTTCCATCTATCAACTATCAAAGCCAGAGAAAACAAAGCTTTGGAGGTGTTTCAAGACATTCTGCACCAGTTAGAACTAAAACCTTTGAGGATACCCTGCTGCCTACACACAATATATTCTTTGCTGGTCGTCCCAGCACACCCAAATTCAAAGTGCTgcaagttgaaattgaaaaagctCCAGCGACTGAAATACCAGACGTATCAGCTATTCTGCGACGACCAAAACAACAACGGCGAAATCGCCGTGTGACATTTGAAGACACTTCTCTTGAGAATTTAGCAAGCGCAGGTCAAGGAAAAAAGTTGAATGCGTCTCTACAAGGAAAAGAAAAAAGGTCATCTAGTCAGCGATCCAAAGGAAAGACAACTAGCTAG
- the LOC137401113 gene encoding 26S proteasome regulatory subunit 6B yields MEEIGLSPAPKEDSQISESRPTTAQTFGPLDPLSLEVEDLYAKYKKLQRQLEFLEVQEEYIKDEQKNLKKEYLHAQEEVKRIQSVPLVIGQFLEAVDQNTGIVGSTTGSNYYVRILSTLDRELLKPSASVALHKHSNALVDVLPPEADSSITMLGADEKPDVSYSDIGGMDIQKQEVREAVELPLTHFDLYKQIGIDPPRGVLMYGPPGCGKTMLAKAVAHHTTAAFIRVVGSEFVQKYLGEGPRMVRDVFRLAKENAPSIIFIDEIDAIATKRFDAQTGADREVQRILLELLNQMDGFDQTVNVKVIMATNRHDTLDPALLRPGRLDRKIEFPLPDRRQKRLVFSTITSKMNLSDEVDLEDYIARPDKISGADINAICQEAGMQAVRENRYVVLPKDFEKGYKNNIKKDETEHEFYK; encoded by the exons ATGGAAGAAATTGGATTGTCACCCGCTCCTAAG GAGGATTCACAAATATCCGAGAGTCGACCAACGACAGCACAGACGTTTGGTCCTTTAGACCCTCTTTCTTTAGAAGTTGAGGATCTGTATGCCAAATATAAG AAGTTGCAAAGGCAATTGGAATTTCTCGAGGTGCAAGAAGAGTACATCAAGGATGAacagaaaaatttaaaaaaagagtaTTTACACGCTCAGGAAGAGGTGAAGCGAATTCAGAGTGTGCCTCTTGTGATTGGCCAGTTTCTTGAGGCTGTTGACCAGAACACCGGCATTGTAGGCTCCACTACCG GCTCCAACTACTACGTAAGAATTCTATCAACGTTAGATAGAGAGCTTCTCAAGCCCAGTGCTAGTGTTGCCCTCCATAAGCATAGCAATGCCCTAGTTGATGTACTGCCACCAGAGGCTGACAGCAGCATTACCATGCTCGGCGCCG ATGAAAAGCCAGATGTGAGCTATTCAGATATTGGTGGAATGGACATTCAAAAACAGGAAGTGAGAGAGGCTGTAGAATTGCCTCTCACTCATTTTGATCTCTATAAGCAAATCGGAATTGACCCACCAAGAGGGGTGCTCATGTATGGCCCACCTGGCTGCGGGAAGACCATGCTGGCAAAAGCTGTTGCGCACCACACCACAG CCGCTTTCATACGCGTGGTTGGCTCAGAGTTCGTACAGAAGTACCTCGGAGAAGGGCCACGAATGGTAAGAGATGTTTTCAGACTGGCCAAGGAGAATGCTCCATCTATCATCTTCATTGATGAGATTGACGCTATTGCCACAAAACG GTTTGATGCCCAGACAGGAGCTGACAGAGAGGTGCAGAGAATCCTCTTGGAACTTCTCAACCAGATGGATGGATTTGACCAGACAGTCAATGTGAAG GTTATTATGGCAACAAACAGACACGACACACTTGATCCAGCTCTTCTCAGGCCCGGTAGGCTTGACAGAAAGATAGAGTTTCCTTTACCTGATCGGAGACAAAAACGACTTGTATTCAGTACGATCACCTCAAAGATGAACCTGAGCGATGAAGTAGACCTCGAGGACTACATCGCTCGACCTGACAAGATCAGTGGTGCTGACATAAATGCCATCTGTCAGGAG GCTGGCATGCAGGCCGTCAGAGAGAACAGATACGTTGTGCTTCCCAAGGACTTTGAGAAAGGCTATAAGAACAATATCAAGAAGGATGAGACTGAGCATGAGTTCTATAAATAG
- the LOC137400994 gene encoding tubulin polyglutamylase TTLL11-like — translation MSHPFPFMPAPGIQQVPSFLERSRLSMEEIRKDPFKLTRQRSRLKAAKQEERINSASTVSLDVSKCRNIHHSLKKIGEALGWKVWMTPRKLGISDIYWQAHQIENYTPYYRGGAINKFPQMAEILRKINLTRALSNMRMLFPEEYDFYPKTWFLPQQFHEFCADVAYERRNQKGKAKKKPFIVKPDGGTQGEGIYLIKEPQDYTFTPNMTHAVQEYITNPLLIEHTKFDLRIYAILLSLNPVSIYMSQEGLARFCTVQYKEPTNKNMHEPYMHLTNYSLNKFSEKYIHTDRLTDGSKRTATSVLTQIERSGQDADAVWADIEQVVIKTLLAVLPEIQIASSHAIKSDNRVRCFQILGFDILLTDSLKPILLEVNANPSLSMTFDKELSPGIYEEIPSAVDKYVKYKMIKEVLLLAAPRDKVAHHRMPTKPVKIPEEELTGYECLYEEETEPEHFLYEIYPDGYSEDFNKLRILERVAALYQASLGIHESQLSANSFRMFARKCRLNHQNNSLTVAALDILFIEIQRRWADCQSTSQPGLSFQAFLEAFMTIARRSKLKSHDTHEMVDNLLHYCEANLENVNKNRLRRAKLPKIPVRYVERKRDGSARTEASARHTRVNNQE, via the exons ATGTCACACCCATTTCCTTTCATGCCTGCTCCAGGAATACAGCAGGTCCCTTCATTCCTAGAACGATCTCGTTTGAGCATGGAAGAGATTCGCAAGGATCCTTTCAAACTGACACGGCAACGGTCACGACTAAAAGCTGCAAAACAAGAAGAACGAATTAACTCAGCTAGCACCGTATCACTTGATGTCTCGAAGTGCCGCAATATACACCATAGCTTAAAGAAAATAGGAGAAGCTCTTGGATGGAAAGTATGGATGACACCGAGGAAGCTGGGTATCAGCGACATCTACTGGCAAGCCCACCAAATAGAAAACTACACACCATATTATAGAGGAGGGGCAATAAACAAGTTTCCACAAATGGCAGAAATTCTACGAAAGATCAACTTGACTAGAGCTCTGTCTAACATGCGCATGCTTTTCCCTGAAGAATATGACTTTTATCCGAAAACCTGGTTTCTGCCTCAGCAGTTCCACGAGTTTTGCGCGGATGTAGCGTATGAAAGGCGTAATCAAAAAGGCAAGGCAAAAAAGAAACCATTCATTGTAAAACCGGATGGTGGGACGCAAGGAGAAGGCATCTATCTTATCAAAGAGCCCCAAGATTACACTTTTACACCAAATATGACTCACGCAGTGCAAGAGTACATAACCAACCCACTGCTCATTGaacatacaaagtttgacttACGAATTTATGCAATACTTCTTAGTCTCAACCCAGTCAGCATTTACATGAGCCAGGAAGGCTTAGCTCGATTCTGCACAGTGCAATACAAAGAGCCAACCAACAAAAATATGCACGAACCTTATATGCATCTCACTAACTACTCTCTCAACAAGTTCAGTGAAAAGTACATTCACACCGATAGGCTGACAGATGGTTCCAAGCGAACTGCCACTAGTGTTCTAACTCAGATAGAAAGATCAG GCCAAGATGCTGACGCTGTTTGGGCAGACATCGAGCAAGTTGTAATCAAGACTCTGCTCGCTGTTCTTCCAGAAATACAGATTGCTAGCAGCCATGCCATCAAATCTGACAACCGTGTCAGGTGCTTCCAGATACTTG GATTTGATATCCTTCTAACAGACTCGTTGAAGCCAATACTTTTAGAGGTCAATGCTAACCCAAGCCTCAGTATGACATTTGACAAAGAGCTCTCTCCTGGGATCTATGAAGAAATACCGAGTGCTGTTGACAAGTATGTCaaatataaaatgataaaagaGGTTTTGCTGCTGGCAGCCCCTAGAGACAAG GTAGCCCATCACAGAATGCCTACAAAACCAGTGAAAATACCAGAAGAAGAGCTCACAGGCTATGAGTGTCTGTATGAAGAGGAGACAGAGCCTGAGCACTTTCTGTATGAGATCTATCCAGATGGTTACAGTGAGGACTTTAACAAACTGAGAATCTTGGAGAGAGTTGCAGCTTTGTATCAG gCGTCTTTAGGAATCCATGAAAGTCAATTGAGCGCAAACAGCTTTCGGATGTTTGCCAGAAAATGCCGTCTCAATCACCAAAACAATTCGTTAACTGTTGCAGCTCTAGACATTCTCTTTATTGAAATACAAAGAAG ATGGGCAGATTGTCAGTCAACTTCTCAGCCAGGCCTATCCTTTCAGGCCTTTCTCGAAGCATTCATGACAATTGCTCGAAGAAGCAAGCTAAAGTCACATGATACTCATGAGATGGTGGACAATCTACTTCACTACTGCGAGGCCAATTTagaaaatgtaaataaaaacaggctTCGTCGAGCTAAGCTTCCAAAAATACCTGTGAGATATGTTGAAAGAAAACGAGATGGGTCAGCCAGAACTGAAGCGAGCGCACGACACACTCGTGTCAATAATCAAGAATAG